The following nucleotide sequence is from Salvia miltiorrhiza cultivar Shanhuang (shh) chromosome 7, IMPLAD_Smil_shh, whole genome shotgun sequence.
AAAAATACCAATCTTTTAAATTTCAttgtttaattgttaatttattaaaaaatattattagctctaaataaaacataaatttgccAAAAGTTCAATGCCCATCCAACCCGACCGTTGtgttcaaatttcaaaaaatgcgACTTCGATAAATTCTCAAGAAAATTCCCAATCAAGATCCTAAATTTACAAACTCAAAATCCTTAAACCACAAAAATGATTGTTCGAGCAACCAAAGATCTCGAAGAAACCATGAAAACAGTGATCTTCACTCCAAATTCCTCGCCAAAATCCACCACCACAGCAATCGGAAACAATCCCTCAGAAACAAGAGAAAATTCCTATTTTCCGGGATGCAAAAAAGACGCGAATTGCAACTGCGAGATTTGCATTGCAAGCTTCAACGCCACTCTTGATTTGATGCCGCAGAGTGCTCAGAGGAGTTCGCTCACGCAGCTCTCCGTTGCAAGGCCCAAAATTCGGAGAAGCCCCGTTCCTTTCGCATCGTCAGCTGATGTCTCGACGGAGATTCCGCCGGCAAGTGCGAATTCTGGGGAGAAGGTGGGAAGGAGAAAAGGGGAATTCAAGTGTGAGGGATTCATTGTGAGGTTACTTTTCTTCTTGATTGTGGTTTACGGCGTGGAGTGTGggttttcatggatgatttcagGGGTTTTGAAGAGTCAATTGTGGCCGGAATTGGTGGAGAATATGGCTGGGAATTCAGGGGTTCATGAGGATCTGAATGGGAGGTTCATGTTCTTGAAGAATGAACTGCAAGGGTTTGTGGGAATTAGGGTTTCAAGCTGCAATTCTGCTAATTCTGTGTGGAAAATCAGTCAGGTTAGTTAGCAGAATTGAATAATTAATCCTTTATCTGCTCCTATTTGCGTATGTTTTTGCCCAATTTTGTGAAATTTGAAGCAAAATAGATTTGTGTATAATTTTGTTATCATGTGCAAGAAATCTCTGTGTCTGATGTGAGGGATTGAATAATATTAGATGAGTTTCTGAGTATTTTTAGTTGGATCACGACATGTATCTTAGGATGGTTTGTTGCTGAATTCGCGGTGCGTGTTGTATGAATCAATGGCAGAGGAGGTAAGCATTTGGGGATGGCCATTGCAGACTGCTGGATTGCTTACTGCAGAATATTCTTCGAGATCATTCAGCATTATAACCGGAAGAGTTACTGAAGTAAGTAGTTCCAAAATCGATCAGTTTGCAAGCTATGCTACCTATGCATTTTCCACGTCGTCTTCTTGTTTGATTGTTTGTGCTTGGTTCATCTAGTTATTTCCATTGAAGTAGTGTAGCTTTCACCAAGTGTGCTAACTGCTAAGCATAGACGAGCTTTGCTGA
It contains:
- the LOC130991456 gene encoding uncharacterized protein LOC130991456, which codes for MIVRATKDLEETMKTVIFTPNSSPKSTTTAIGNNPSETRENSYFPGCKKDANCNCEICIASFNATLDLMPQSAQRSSLTQLSVARPKIRRSPVPFASSADVSTEIPPASANSGEKVGRRKGEFKCEGFIVRLLFFLIVVYGVECGFSWMISGVLKSQLWPELVENMAGNSGVHEDLNGRFMFLKNELQGFVGIRVSSCNSANSVWKISQDGLLLNSRCVLYESMAEEVSIWGWPLQTAGLLTAEYSSRSFSIITGRVTEWSGGKAGFFVRTANSSWVQEKWSSSVVQFDPNTWILEYRQSFLLENASPVSATLKFLKLRLTRELGKLGQEFWLRSASFGRRWDFRRRAGRTTPAPT